A section of the Acropora muricata isolate sample 2 chromosome 4, ASM3666990v1, whole genome shotgun sequence genome encodes:
- the LOC136912895 gene encoding NK1 transcription factor-related protein 1-like isoform X2 encodes METNRSQGSPSSQSEDPQDLSASEEESVQEARNAVTSFTVKDILDPHKFNALRRRTSESDSETESVGKEDARNNPSWHSWMATSRLNRLHKSNETEKITEKERLDEESSIVQNDDETKSTAASKPKRKRSGSERSKEGKPRRARTAFTYEQLVALENKFKSTRYLSVCERLNLALSLSLTETQVKIWFQNRRTKWKKQNPGVDVTAPPRPTTLPHAPSMAGYGSAILCSSQCSASQIHHFSHYPNPSTAHTLPCIIRPHPTYGHL; translated from the exons ATGGAAACAAATAG GAGTCAAGGCAGCCCAAGCAGTCAATCAGAGGATCCACAAGATCTTTCCGCTTCTGAAGAAGAATCGGTACAAGAAGCTCGAAATGCAGTCACTTCTTTCACCGTCAAAGATATTCTGGACCCACACAAATTCAACGCTCTTAGGAGACGGACAAGCGAAAGCGACTCAGAAACTGAAAGTGTCGGAAAAGAAGATGCAAGAAATAATCCTTCGTGGCATTCATGGATGGCGACGTCTCGACTCAATCGACTACACAAATCAAATG AGACTGAGAAAATCACAGAAAAAGAGAGGCTTGATGAAGAATCATCTATTGTCCAAAACGACGACGAAACCAAATCAACAGCAGCTTCGAAACCCAAAAGAAAGCGAAGCGGTTCCGAACGCTCAAAGGAAGGAAAACCACGAAGAGCAAGGACTGCTTTCACGTACGAACAACTCGTTGCTTTAGAAAACAAGTTTAAGAGCACAAGATACTTATCTGTTTGTGAGAGACTTAACTTAGCTCTCTCATTGAGCCTGACGGAGACGCAAGTTAAAATTTGGTTCCAAAACCGACGCACAAAATGGAAGAAACAAAACCCCGGTGTAGATGTAACGGCTCCGCCGCGACCCACTACATTACCGCACGCGCCCTCAATGGCAGGATACGGCTCTGCGATTCTCTGTTCATCGCAATGTTCGGCCTCACAGATTCACCACTTCTCTCACTATCCAAACCCCTCCACGGCCCATACTCTACCTTGTATTATCAGACCTCATCCAACATACGGACATCTGTGA
- the LOC136912895 gene encoding NK1 transcription factor-related protein 1-like isoform X1 — MNISTCSLQRDETVEECKGSQGSPSSQSEDPQDLSASEEESVQEARNAVTSFTVKDILDPHKFNALRRRTSESDSETESVGKEDARNNPSWHSWMATSRLNRLHKSNETEKITEKERLDEESSIVQNDDETKSTAASKPKRKRSGSERSKEGKPRRARTAFTYEQLVALENKFKSTRYLSVCERLNLALSLSLTETQVKIWFQNRRTKWKKQNPGVDVTAPPRPTTLPHAPSMAGYGSAILCSSQCSASQIHHFSHYPNPSTAHTLPCIIRPHPTYGHL; from the exons GAGTCAAGGCAGCCCAAGCAGTCAATCAGAGGATCCACAAGATCTTTCCGCTTCTGAAGAAGAATCGGTACAAGAAGCTCGAAATGCAGTCACTTCTTTCACCGTCAAAGATATTCTGGACCCACACAAATTCAACGCTCTTAGGAGACGGACAAGCGAAAGCGACTCAGAAACTGAAAGTGTCGGAAAAGAAGATGCAAGAAATAATCCTTCGTGGCATTCATGGATGGCGACGTCTCGACTCAATCGACTACACAAATCAAATG AGACTGAGAAAATCACAGAAAAAGAGAGGCTTGATGAAGAATCATCTATTGTCCAAAACGACGACGAAACCAAATCAACAGCAGCTTCGAAACCCAAAAGAAAGCGAAGCGGTTCCGAACGCTCAAAGGAAGGAAAACCACGAAGAGCAAGGACTGCTTTCACGTACGAACAACTCGTTGCTTTAGAAAACAAGTTTAAGAGCACAAGATACTTATCTGTTTGTGAGAGACTTAACTTAGCTCTCTCATTGAGCCTGACGGAGACGCAAGTTAAAATTTGGTTCCAAAACCGACGCACAAAATGGAAGAAACAAAACCCCGGTGTAGATGTAACGGCTCCGCCGCGACCCACTACATTACCGCACGCGCCCTCAATGGCAGGATACGGCTCTGCGATTCTCTGTTCATCGCAATGTTCGGCCTCACAGATTCACCACTTCTCTCACTATCCAAACCCCTCCACGGCCCATACTCTACCTTGTATTATCAGACCTCATCCAACATACGGACATCTGTGA
- the LOC136912894 gene encoding uncharacterized protein: MVDYFLSLNVASSKNLADRARNFFHKHGISTWMCTDIEGGDTYRDQILGNVRDAKVFLIFLNEKWAQSQECTFEYNYAMRKRLVKEKPVIMPLVTESFDVEKYAHVDALMANCQGLFFSNCATEEDAFKKIVESLQNVVPYQAEAPAPKPTPKVARLSDDESKELEIVTRSLDANGPQTLPSGKWQGFFVDHRVLRGHSAGSKWLIDVNITFFDLNTFTGTGIDDIGPFTFTNGFVNATSVQFVKDYGTHRVLYEGQVMGVQMVGRWKLEPNPDISGEWAMWPIS, translated from the exons ATGGTTGATTATTTTTTGAGCCTGAACGTTGCCTCCTCCAAGAATCTTGCGGACAGAGCGCGTAACTTTTTTCACAA ACACGGCATCTCTACTTGGATGTGCACAGATATTGAAGGAGGTGATACTTATCGAGATCAGATTCTTGGTAATGTCCGCGACGCCAAAGTATTCTTGATTTTCCTGAATGAGAAATGGGCCCAGTCACAGGAATGCACCTTCGAGTATAATTATGCAATG CGCAAGAGACTGGTGAAGGAAAAGCCAGTAATTATGCCGCTTGTTACCGAATCATTTGATGTAGAGAAGTACGCTCATGTTGATGCCTTGATGGCCAACTGCCAAGGACTGTTCTTCAGCAAT TGTGCAACCGAAGAAGACGCTTTCAAAAAAATAGTGGAAAGTCTACAAAACGTAGTTCCGTATCAAGCTGAAGCGCCGGCCCCCAAACCAACACCAAAAGTAGCCAGGCTTTCAGACGATGAGTCCAAAGAGCTGGAAATTGTTACTAGATCACTGGACGCAAACGGGCCTCAAACACTACCATCAG GGAAATGGCAAGGTTTCTTCGTAGACCACCGTGTACTTCGAGGACACTCCGCTGGAAGTAAATGGCTTATTGACGTCAACATCACATTCTTCGATCTGAACACATTTACTGGAACGGGAATAGACGACATCGGACCTTTTACATTTACGAATGGTTTCGTCAACG CCACTTCAGTTCAATTTGTTAAGGACTATGGGACACACCGCGTGTTATATGAAGGTCAGGTGATGGGAGTGCAGATGGTTGGACGCTGGAAACTGGAGCCGAACCCTGACATTAGTGGAGAATGGGCCATGTGGCCAATCAGCTAA